Proteins encoded together in one Astatotilapia calliptera chromosome 7, fAstCal1.2, whole genome shotgun sequence window:
- the syt12 gene encoding synaptotagmin-12, with protein sequence MSSAQSGDISGYHLSVVRNPPGWEVGLYLVGFFVLLGLAGLNIWKLWKSGTFPTPSPFPNFDYRYLQEKYGTSFSEVRQKRVAANNHRRTSTTSSRKPSLALGDTPDGFRDLGHLELMSRELDPSGIAQLNRSISTDSLSSISSIANNFGNDFTVGQLEVTLEFEPSKHPGQGMGLLHITLHQGKDLLEKEEGDFPGCFIRVSLGPEEINVGVTRVQTNAFTVIFDERFSIPMDSSSLEEYSLRFAAFGIDADERNISAGVAELKLSDLDLTIRPFNAWLYLQDVNKAVDAVGEILLSLSYLPTAERLTVVVAKCKNLVWTNGKNTADPFVKVYLLQDGRKISKKKTSTKRDDTNPIFNEAMIFSVPSIVLQELSLRVTVAEATDDGRGENLGHVIIGPEASGMGITHWNQMLATLRKPVSMWHPLRRI encoded by the exons ATGTCCTCGGCTCAGAGTGGAGATATATCAGGCTACCATCTGAGTG TGGTGCGTAACCCGCCGGGCTGGGAGGTTGGGCTCTACCTGGTGGGCTTTTTCGTACTGCTGGGCCTGGCTGGGCTTAATATCTGGAAGCTGTGGAAATCTGGAACTTTTCCAACGCCGTCTCCTTTCCCCAATTTTGATTATCGATATCTGCAAGAAAAATATGGAACCTCCTTCTCGGAAGTCAGACAAAAG AGAGTGGCAGCCAATAACCACCGGCGAACCTCCACCACATCCAGCCGTAAGCCTAGTCTGGCCCTTGGCGACACCCCAGATGGCTTCAGGGACCTGGGCCATTTGGAGCTAATGAGTAGAGAGTTGGACCCATCAGGCATAGCTCAGCTCAACCGATCCATCTCTACCGACTCACTCAGCTCAATCTCCTCTATTGCCAACAACTTTGGTAATGACTTCACTGTTGGCCAGCTGGAGGTGACCCTGGAATTTGAACCATCCAAGCACCCGGGCCAGGGGATGGGATTGCTCCACATCaccctgcaccagggcaaagaCCTGCTGGAGAAGGAGGAAGGCGACTTCCCTGGCTGCTTCATCAGAGTCTCACTGGGGCCAGAGGAGATTAATGTGGGAGTGACAAGG GTCCAGACAAATGCATTCACCGTGATCTTCGATGAGCGCTTCTCCATCCCCATGGATTCTTCCAGCCTGGAGGAGTACAGCCTTCGCTTTGCCGCTTTTGGTATCGATGCTGATGAGAGAAATATCAGCGCAGGCGTAGCAGAGCTCAAGCTGTCAGACTTGGACCTGACCATCAGACCATTCAACGCCTGGCTCTATCTTCAGGATGTCAATAAG GCAGTGGATGCAGTCGGGGAGATCTTGTTGTCTCTCAGCTATTTGCCAACAGCAGAGCGTCTCACTGTGGTTGTGGCTAAGTGCAAGAACCTGGTGTGGACCAATGGCAAGAACACCGCAG ATCCATTTGTCAAAGTCTATCTGCTGCAAGATGGCAGGAAAATCAGTAAGAAGAAGACTTCCACCAAGAGGGATGACACAAACCCCATTTTCAATGAAGCCATGATCTTCTCTGTGCCGTCAATCGTTCTGCAG GAGCTCTCTCTGAGGGTGACGGTGGCAGAGGCCACAGACGATGGCCGGGGTGAGAACCTTGGTCATGTGATCATCGGCCCTGAGGCCAGCGGGATGGGAATCACTCACTGGAACCAGATGCTGGCAACTCTGAGGAAGCCCGTGTCCATGTGGCACCCTCTGCGCAGGATCTAG